The DNA segment CTACATCAGATATTGTTTCATTATTTCCTGCAAATACAGTACCTGCAGAAAATAGAAGCAATACAGAAATAATTAATGCAAATATTACCAGATTATTTAATTTTACCGTATTTTCACCTCCTTTCAAATTGTTATAATTAAACATAGCAATATAAATATTTACTATAAGATTAAATTTGATTTGAGAACATATAAAAGTTGCTGAATATTAGAAAATTTAAAGAAAATATGAAAAAACACACTAAAATAATATACATTTAAATACTTAAATGTACAAATAAAATTTGCTATTATAAAGAGGTGATAATATGCGCAAGAGTACAATAGGTATTGTTATTTTATCTATAATATTAGTTGGTGTGATTATCCCTATCGGATTTTCAGGCCAAGTGGACCCTGTAGTAATTACCTACGGCGAGACTACAAATGCAAATGCAGACTATAAAAATACTGTTGATTCATTTTTCAAAAATCAGGCAAATGTTGATTTGAAAAATGCAAATACAAAAATAATCACTGCAAGCGAAGTAAATAAAATTTCAAGTACAATAACAGGTAAAACTTACGGATCCGACCAAATATTCTCATCAGCACTTGTTGATTTGAACGATAATGACAATCTTGAAGTTAGTGTAGACAAATCCAAAATCACTACAATAACAGGAGACATGTATTTATCCGCTTTAAAATCAGCAGGAATCAAAAGCGGACATGTTTATGTAACAAGTCCTATAACTGCTACTGGTGAATCCGCATTAGCAGGAATAATGAATTCCTATGAAGAAGCTACAAACGTTGAAATTCCTGAAACCGTAAAAGAAGCGGCAAACAAGGAAATTTACACACAAGCGGAAATTGTTGAAAACTCAAACGTAAGCTCAGATAAAGTATCAAAAATGGTTGATGACGTAAAAGAAACCGTTAAAGAGAAAAACGTTACAGATCACCCAACAATCGTAAACATAATCAATAATTACACTGTTGTAAACAACATCAACATTACAAACAGTGACGTCGAAAAACTTGCAACAACAATAGAACAAATCCAAAATGCGCAAGGAGACAAAAACAATTATGAATCAAAAGTATCTGATGTGTTGAATAACACAAATGCTACAGATTCTGCAAAAGGATTCTTGGACGGACTATTTACTTAAATAGTCCAATTATTTATTTTTTAATGAAGTTAAAAAAATAAAAAAATAAGAGAAAGAATCTCTTATCTATTTTTTACGTCTTAAAGAGAAAAATACTGCCCCTATTACCACTATAACTAAAAACAATATTGGCAAACCAGTATTTCTCAAGTCAATGAGGTTAGCCGGTGGTTTTTTAGGAGGAGCTTTTTCCTCATTTACAACTACAGTCTTGTTGACTGTTTTATTTACATTTTTAATTGTTGTGGTATTATTGATTTCAATGTCTGTTTCATTGGTCATGTTGTAGATTGTTATGTTTTCTGTTTTATTGTCATCTGCAGAAGCATTCTGTCCGCCAGTATTATTATTTTCAGTAGTATTCTGTTTTTGTGAAGTACCATTATCTGCTAATTTGTCAGAATCATTGCTTTTTCCCAAAACATCATCTTTTGTAGCATTTTTGGCAATTTTAGAAGTTATCACAAAGCCATCTTCGACATTTCCATCATATGAAATTTTATAATCAGAGGACCGATTCAGTTCAACAACTTTAACATCACCTGAGACATCAACATTTTTAAAAATAGCTTTCCAGTTATCTGAACTGTTTAGGTTAATTCTATCGACAAGTTTTCCGCCGACATAAAGTTCAACCTGAACAGAATCCGGCCTTTGGCTTTCAAAACCCTTATCGTCCCAAATCTTCTTAACAGTGATGTTTTTTAAATTGTCAGAAGACCCGACAGCATCATCGGCAGAATCTTCAGCTGATATAAAACCGATAGAAGCTATCAGAAATACAGCGACAAACAATAAAACGAATATTTTTTTACTCATGAATTACCTCCAAACAATAGGTATTATTAATTATATAATCTCCAATATATAATCATAATAATTTTCAGATGATTTTATGAAATGGAAAATCGGTAATGTAAAAATAGAAAATCAGGTTGTCCTTGCACCTATGGCAGGAATTTGTGATTCTGCATTCAGAAGAATTGTCAAATCAATGGGATGCGGACTTATTGAAACAGAAATGGTTTCAGACAAGGCCATAATGTATGACAATTACAGGACTAAAGAAATGCTTTACATGACCGAAGAAGAAAGACCAATTTCCCAGCAAATATTCGGAGCCGAGCCGGA comes from the uncultured Methanobrevibacter sp. genome and includes:
- a CDS encoding DUF1002 domain-containing protein, which translates into the protein MRKSTIGIVILSIILVGVIIPIGFSGQVDPVVITYGETTNANADYKNTVDSFFKNQANVDLKNANTKIITASEVNKISSTITGKTYGSDQIFSSALVDLNDNDNLEVSVDKSKITTITGDMYLSALKSAGIKSGHVYVTSPITATGESALAGIMNSYEEATNVEIPETVKEAANKEIYTQAEIVENSNVSSDKVSKMVDDVKETVKEKNVTDHPTIVNIINNYTVVNNINITNSDVEKLATTIEQIQNAQGDKNNYESKVSDVLNNTNATDSAKGFLDGLFT
- a CDS encoding Cna B-type domain-containing protein, which gives rise to MSKKIFVLLFVAVFLIASIGFISAEDSADDAVGSSDNLKNITVKKIWDDKGFESQRPDSVQVELYVGGKLVDRINLNSSDNWKAIFKNVDVSGDVKVVELNRSSDYKISYDGNVEDGFVITSKIAKNATKDDVLGKSNDSDKLADNGTSQKQNTTENNNTGGQNASADDNKTENITIYNMTNETDIEINNTTTIKNVNKTVNKTVVVNEEKAPPKKPPANLIDLRNTGLPILFLVIVVIGAVFFSLRRKK